A window of Gloeomargarita sp. SKYB120 contains these coding sequences:
- the truB gene encoding tRNA pseudouridine(55) synthase TruB — protein sequence MDGFINLYKPAGLTSHDCVTKIRRWLRERRVGHGGTLDPLATGVLPIAVGRATRLLTFLPADKRYRARVRFGVQTTTDDLAGELVTQQPVPDLTLATVQAVLPEFIGVIAQKPPAFSAIHIQGQRAYDLARQGQAVDLPERSVEIYELTVRDWQGGAFPELTLDVHCGSGTYIRSLARDIGQRLGIPATLSALERTASGGMDIARSLTLEQCHAHCQAGDWQLDPLDHYLHHLPAVTLTRTQAQRWCYGQPQDVTVQASPWWRVYDEQGHFLGIGQRTSEQTLKPHLVLADPRSAC from the coding sequence ATGGATGGGTTTATCAACCTGTACAAACCAGCAGGTTTAACGTCCCATGACTGCGTGACCAAAATTCGGCGCTGGTTGCGGGAGCGGCGCGTTGGTCATGGGGGGACGCTCGACCCGCTGGCGACAGGTGTGTTACCGATTGCGGTTGGACGGGCGACCCGCTTGTTGACGTTTCTACCAGCAGACAAGCGCTACCGGGCGCGGGTGCGGTTTGGGGTGCAAACGACCACCGACGACCTAGCAGGTGAGCTGGTGACGCAGCAGCCGGTGCCGGATTTGACCCTGGCGACCGTCCAGGCGGTGTTACCCGAATTCATTGGGGTCATTGCCCAAAAACCCCCAGCGTTTAGCGCCATCCATATCCAAGGACAACGGGCCTACGACTTGGCGCGACAAGGACAGGCGGTGGATTTGCCCGAGCGGTCGGTCGAAATCTATGAGCTAACCGTCCGAGATTGGCAAGGCGGGGCTTTCCCCGAGTTAACCCTAGACGTGCATTGCGGGAGCGGGACGTACATTCGGTCGCTGGCGCGGGACATCGGGCAACGCTTGGGCATCCCGGCGACGTTAAGCGCTCTGGAGCGCACCGCCAGCGGCGGTATGGACATCGCTCGGAGCCTGACGCTGGAGCAATGCCACGCCCATTGCCAAGCCGGGGACTGGCAACTAGACCCGTTAGACCATTACCTCCACCATCTACCGGCAGTCACGTTGACCCGCACCCAAGCCCAACGGTGGTGCTATGGCCAACCTCAGGACGTGACGGTGCAGGCATCTCCCTGGTGGCGGGTGTACGATGAACAAGGACATTTTTTAGGGATTGGCCAACGGACGAGTGAGCAGACGCTGAAACCGCACCTCGTTCTGGCTGATCCCCGTTCCGCGTGTTAG
- a CDS encoding circadian clock protein KaiA, translating to MDFASVCGDPSPRRNPQHFWGCLSQEERQRWLNRLQSLYHQIILLYFRDDPHLPERIAEFTHLAYLINLPVSEILGIHVQFMDELTKQLKLEGRSEELVLDYRLTLIDVIAHLCERYRRALNEVPPAGEPP from the coding sequence ATGGATTTTGCGTCCGTGTGCGGCGACCCTTCCCCTCGCCGGAACCCCCAGCACTTTTGGGGTTGTCTTTCCCAGGAAGAACGGCAACGCTGGCTCAACCGGCTACAGTCGCTCTATCACCAAATTATTCTCCTGTACTTTCGCGATGACCCCCACTTGCCCGAGCGGATCGCCGAGTTTACCCACCTGGCCTACCTGATTAACTTGCCCGTGTCGGAAATTCTCGGGATTCATGTGCAATTCATGGATGAGCTAACTAAGCAGCTAAAATTAGAAGGGCGCAGCGAAGAGTTGGTGTTGGATTACCGGCTGACCCTGATTGATGTGATTGCCCACCTGTGCGAGCGGTACCGCCGAGCGCTGAACGAGGTGCCACCTGCGGGAGAACCCCCATGA
- the kaiB gene encoding circadian clock protein KaiB: protein MVAPNKVYILKLYVADNTPNSVRALATRDILATEFKGVYTLKVIDILANPRLAEEDKILATPTLARILPPPVRRIIGDLSDREKVLIGLDLLYDELVEEEQTSENSG, encoded by the coding sequence ATCGTCGCACCAAATAAAGTCTATATTCTCAAGCTCTACGTCGCCGATAATACGCCCAACTCCGTGCGGGCTTTAGCCACGCGAGACATTTTAGCGACGGAATTTAAGGGGGTTTACACGCTCAAAGTGATTGACATCTTGGCCAATCCCCGGCTAGCGGAAGAAGATAAGATTTTGGCGACGCCCACCCTCGCGCGGATTCTCCCCCCACCGGTGCGGCGGATCATCGGCGACTTGTCCGACCGGGAAAAGGTCTTGATTGGCTTAGACCTCTTGTATGATGAATTGGTGGAAGAAGAACAAACATCAGAGAACTCGGGATAA
- the kaiC gene encoding circadian clock protein KaiC, whose translation MADGTTTPVGVQKIRTLIEGFDEVSHGGLPAGRCTIVSGTSGTGKTIFALQFLYNGIIHFDEPGIFVTFEESPEDIIKNALSFGWNLQALIDQGKLFILDASPEPEGQQIIGDFDLSGLIARIEYAVEKFKAKRVSIDSVTAIFQQYSANNGASTIRNQLFILVSRLKKLQVTTVMTTERIDEYGPIARFGVEEFISDNVVILRNVLEMERRHRTIEILKLRGTTHMKGEYPFTITNEGLSIFPLGAMQLTQRSSNVRVSSGIPKLDEMCGGGFFKDSIILATGATGTGKTLLVSRFLEHACQRGERALLFAYEESRAQLARNASSWGVDFERFERQGLLKIICAYPESTGLEDHLQIIRSEISSFRPSCFAIDSLSALARGVSNNAFRQFVIGVTGFAKQQEITGFFTNTLDQFLGLHSITESHISTITDTILLLQYVEIRGEISRAINVFKMRGSWHDKGIREYVITDKGPDIRDSFRNLERIISGSPTRVAVDEKAELSRIMRGVQNPDNPS comes from the coding sequence ATGGCCGACGGAACGACCACCCCAGTGGGTGTGCAAAAAATCCGGACGTTAATCGAAGGGTTTGATGAGGTCAGTCATGGGGGATTGCCAGCGGGGCGCTGCACAATTGTCAGTGGGACGTCGGGCACAGGAAAAACCATTTTTGCCCTGCAATTTCTCTACAACGGCATCATTCACTTTGATGAACCAGGCATTTTTGTTACCTTTGAAGAATCCCCAGAAGACATCATCAAAAATGCACTAAGTTTTGGTTGGAATCTTCAGGCGCTTATTGACCAGGGCAAACTGTTTATTTTAGATGCATCGCCCGAACCAGAAGGGCAACAAATTATTGGCGATTTTGACCTGTCAGGGCTGATTGCTCGCATTGAATACGCCGTGGAAAAATTCAAAGCCAAGCGGGTCTCAATTGACTCCGTGACGGCCATTTTCCAACAATACAGCGCCAACAATGGGGCTTCCACGATCCGCAACCAGCTTTTTATTCTGGTGTCCCGCTTGAAGAAGCTCCAAGTCACCACGGTCATGACCACCGAGCGAATTGATGAATATGGTCCGATTGCTCGCTTTGGCGTGGAAGAGTTTATTTCTGACAACGTGGTGATTTTGCGCAATGTTTTAGAGATGGAGCGGCGACATCGCACGATTGAAATTCTCAAGTTGCGCGGCACGACCCACATGAAGGGGGAATATCCGTTTACGATTACCAATGAGGGCTTGAGTATCTTCCCGCTGGGGGCCATGCAACTGACACAACGGTCATCGAATGTGCGGGTCTCGTCGGGGATTCCCAAGTTGGACGAGATGTGTGGTGGCGGCTTTTTCAAAGACTCGATTATCTTGGCCACGGGCGCAACTGGTACGGGCAAAACCCTGTTGGTCAGTCGCTTTTTGGAACATGCTTGTCAACGGGGGGAGCGGGCGTTGCTGTTTGCCTATGAAGAATCTCGCGCGCAACTGGCTCGCAATGCGTCGTCGTGGGGTGTGGATTTTGAACGGTTTGAACGCCAGGGATTGCTCAAGATCATTTGCGCCTATCCCGAATCCACGGGTTTGGAAGACCATTTGCAAATCATCCGCTCGGAAATTTCTAGTTTTCGGCCATCGTGCTTTGCCATTGACTCCCTATCTGCTTTGGCGCGAGGGGTGAGCAACAATGCCTTCCGGCAATTTGTGATTGGGGTGACGGGGTTTGCCAAGCAACAGGAAATCACGGGCTTTTTCACCAATACCCTTGACCAGTTTCTGGGGTTGCATTCGATTACCGAATCCCACATCTCCACCATCACAGACACGATTCTGCTGCTGCAATATGTGGAAATTCGGGGCGAGATTTCGCGGGCGATCAATGTGTTCAAAATGCGGGGGTCGTGGCACGACAAGGGGATTCGGGAGTATGTGATTACTGACAAAGGCCCTGATATTCGCGATTCTTTCCGCAATTTGGAGCGCATTATCAGCGGGTCGCCGACGCGGGTGGCGGTGGACGAAAAAGCGGAGCTGTCGCGGATCATGCGGGGGGTGCAGAATCCCGATAATCCCAGTTAG